The genomic DNA ATATTGTCGGATGTTAGGGCAGACCACGTTGATTGCTGTCGTGAGTACAGTTATCGTACCTGCTCGGTGGGTGCCGGGGTGAGGAGCGACGGCTCCCGTCTCGGAGCCGAGCGTCAGGAAGGGATTTGTACGAGCGCCCGGGCCTGCAGGTATGCGACAGGTCCTCGTCGCCGTGCTGGTGCTCGCCCTGGTCCTCCCGACGTTCGCGGGCGTCGCCTCCGCGGAGTCACAGCGCCTCGGTGGTGCGGTCGTCGTCGAGGCGGGAGAGACGGTCGACGGTTTCACCGCGTACGGTGGCCGGGTCGTCGTCCACGGTCGGGTCGAGGGCGACCTGACCGCGTTCGGCGGCCGGGTCGTCATCGCGGAGGGTGCGACTGTCACCGGACGCGTCCGCGCGTTCGCCGGGTCGGTCGTCGTCGCGGGGTCGACCGGTGGGAACACCGTGGCCTACGCCGGACACGTCGAGGTCGCCGACTCCGGTCGCGTCGGCGGGTCGTTCGCCGGGGTCGGTGGCAGCGTCGTGCTCGCGGGGACGGTCCGGGACGACGCGACGACCGTTGCCGGGACGGTCACGCTCGCGCGGTCGGCCGAGGTCGACGGCTTCCTGACCTACGTCGGCGAGTTCGACGACCGCGGCGGCCGCGTCTCGCTCGATGCCCGGCACGTCAGCGACCTCTCGCTCCTCCCGCCGCTCACGGGCGCGGGTGGCGTGCTGTTCACCGTCTACCTGCTGCTCGCGGACCTCCTCGCGGGCGGCCTGCTGCTGTCGCTCTTCCCGGCGTTCGCGGGGGACGCCGTCGAGACAGCGGGTGACCAGCCCCAGCGCGTCGCGGCGGCAGGGGCCGGAGCCGTCGTCGGTATCCCCCTGGCGGCGGCGCTGGCCGCGCTGACCGTCGTCGGCATCCCGCTCGCACTCGCCGCGCTGGCCGGCTACGTCGTCCTCCTCTGGGTGGGGAGCATCTACGGCCGATACCTGCTCGGGGCCGGCCTCCTCTCGTACACCGACCGCGACGACCGCTACCTCGCGCTGCTCGTCGGCGTCCTCGTCGTGGCGGCCCTCTCGCTGATCCCCCTCCTGGGTGACCTCGTCCGGCTCCTCCTGCTGATCGCCGGGCTCGGAAGCGTCACCCTCGGCCTCTACGTCGCCTACGAGTCGGTCGTCGAGCGGCGCGAGCGACAGTCGACCGACGTACTCTGAGGTCGATCCCGTCCGCTGGGTCCGGGGCGGGGGAGATTCTCGTCGGCCGGGAACTGGCGAGCGGCTTTTCGACGTACGCTGCCACGACTCCGCCATGCCAGTCGACGAGTTCGAGGCGTACGGCGTGTCGGAGATGGCGGACGACCGGGTCCACGGATTCCTCTCGAGCCAGCAGGTCGGTGTGCTGGGGATCGCGACGGACGGCGCACCGAGCATGCGACCCCTCTCGTACTGGTACGACGGGGAGTCGACGCTGTACTTCCAGTTCCTCGGGACCGCCGGCGGCCGGAAGGCCACGCTGAGTACGCAGTCCGAGGCCGCCCGGTTCCTGGTCTATCGGGCGGAGACGCGCTTCAACTGGCGGAGCGTCCTCCTCACCGGGACCATCGACGAGGTCCCGGCCGATGAACGCGAGGCGGTCGAGGCGGCCGTCGAGTTCGAGCGACCGGACGCGCTGGCCGCGGCCAGTGACGCCGAGGAACACCGGCTCTTCGCCTTCCACATCGACGACTGGACCGGGCTCGAGCACCTCGGACTCCCGCCGGAGTTCGAGGACGACCCCGAGTGAGGAGTGTGCGCCCGGAACGCCAACGTTCAGGTGGCTGCCGGTCGCCCCGGTACCCATGCTACTGCTGGATCTGGAGGACTTCATGTTCGAGCTGAAGGACGGCGCCGTCAAGCACGCCGGCCCGTCCAACCGGACCGCCACGGCGAAGCTCTACGACGTCGAAGGCGTCGACGTCCGCGAGTACGGGGACCGCCGCGTCAAACTCGCCTTCACCGACGAGGACGGCAGCGAGGTCGAGATCGCGCTGGACCCCGACCAGGCCAGCGAGGTGGCACGCGGCATCGAACTGCTGGAGGAGGAGAGCCGGGTGTTCGAGTAGACCCACAGTTCCAGGTGCAGGGCGCCGAGTTCACACGGGCCGGAACCGGTCGTGACGCCGTGTTCGCTCATTCTCCGGATTCAGGAATCGTCTTGCGTATATATCGCAATTCGACGCGTCCCTTCAGTTGATCCACAATGACTGGATACGCAATCATTCTGGCGTCCGGCCGACTAGAGGAGTTGCAGGCCATCGGGAACATCGCCTCCGTCGGGGCGGCTTCGGGCGTCCCCATCGACGTGTTCGCGACGATGGACGGACTCGAGGCGTTCGACAAGGAGCGCATCGAGGCCATGGACTTCGAGATGGGCCCCGTCGCCGAGGCGATGCTCTCGAACGAGGACATGGAGATGTCCCTGTTCGTGGACAACCTCGCCCGCGCGAAGGACCTCGGTCCCATCGAGGTGTACGCCTGCGAGCTGTCGATGGACGCGCTCGGCAAGAGCCTCGACGACTACGCGGACGTCTTCGACGGCGTTCTCGGCGTCTCCGGGTTCTTCGGTCACGCGCAGGACAAGCAGGTGATGTTCGTCTGAGGCGGCCCCCAGCATCCAACCACCATCCCACAACTCACACAATCATGAGCCAATCCGACATCGAAGTTGACGTGACGATCGACGCCCGCGGCGCGACCTGCCCCGGTCCCCTGATGGACCTCGTCGGGGAGATCCGCAACGGCGCGGTCGGTACCGTGTACGAACTCCAGACCAACGATAGCTCCTCCAGCCACGACGTCCCCGAATGGGTCGCACAGGCCGGCCACGAGACCATCGACATCGTCGAGCACGAGGCCGAGGGCTACTGGAGCATCTTCATCGAGAAGTCGAAGTAACGGACCGGCGACAGCGGCTTCTCGTGACGGACAGGTGGCGGCGTCCTCCTTCTCGGTCGCGTCACACGTCTCGGGATCGCGGGTGTGTGGACAGCCCTGTTGATGGAACGCTGGCAGGTCCACCGGGAGCGCGTGACTCGAATCGTCGACCCAGCGGCCCGGCGTACTTGGTCAGCAACGGCTCGCGGCTGCTACGGACGCGCTGGTGGAAGCATGAGCGATCACACACCGGCCCCGGACCTGCAGTTCGTCCGGGTGCGGGTCCGGAAGGCGAGTCGCTTCACTGGCCGCCCGGAGGCCCGGAAGGAACTCCGCGCGGTCCTGGGCGAGGCGGGGCCCGACCTCGGTGCGCTCATCGAGCTGTGCCCGGCCTGTGGAGCAGCGCCTCGCGGACGCGCGAGCGAGCGATGCGGTCGAGTTCGGCCTGGACGGTGTCCATGTGGGGCCCGAGTCCGTGCGAGTCGATGGGCCCCAGCGGATTGGTTCCGATTCTCCGAAGGGTGTGAGACCAGCCGCGTTACCGCCACACGCCCGCGTTCGCCCGGCCTGCACTCGGAAGCGGGCCGGAACTGCCTCAATCGCGGGTTCGCGGAAGACCGCGGGGGCTTGCGGGTGACTGCGGGTCGCGACCGACGGTAGCGGGTGCCTTTCCCGGTTACCGATTCACAGTTCTACAAACACACCCCCTCGTAATCTCACAGTCTGGGAAACCTAGGGGAACATTGACAGGGATGGACTCATCAGTATTTCCTATGGACTGCACAAGCGACTCACAGCCGGCGGCGCGAACGCTCGGGGAGTGTTTCCGGGCACTCATGGCCCCGGAACGCCGGGACCTGTTGGCCGCCCTGGAGCCGTCCGCGGGGACGGCGCTCGATGTCGAGGAGTGGGCCGACGCGGACTGCACCACCATGGTCGACCTGCATCATGTCCACCTCCCGCTCCTGGAGGAGTACGGGTTCATCACTTGGGACAGGGCGACCGGCCGAGTTACGAGAGGCCCCCAGTTCCAGAAGATCGGGCCACTGCTCGAACTGCTCGCCGCGCACGCAGATGAACTGCCGGGCGAGTGGCCCTCGGGGGAGTGAGCCGGGTGGGCCCGGTGGCACAGGTCGACGCACCCCGGTGGTGGCGGGGTGCGTGACCGACTCTCGCGTTCAATCTAGCACGGCCACGAGTACCTGTCACCGACCGAGATGTTCGAGAGTGCCGAAACGGTGATCCAGGCGGCCAGGCGCTCGGACCGGTCTACTTGCCGAGCGTGGCCGTGTCACCGCCGCTCGTGAAGGTGAATCCCCCCGACGACGCTGAGGACCGGCTCGCCGCCACGCTCCGGAGCGGGACGAACTCGATCTCGGTGTGGGGGGTGCCGCCGCACCGAGATCGCTCGTTCGGACGCCCGAGGAGCAGCTTCTGCGATTGGGGAGATTCGCCTCGGGAGAATACGAGGCCTGAGGGATTTGAACCGGAGAGAGACTCGCTACGCTCGTCTCTCAGGGTTCAAATCCTCAGTAACGTTCACCACGCCTCGCTGCGCTCGGCGGGTTCACGAGGCCTGAGGGATTTGAACCCCCGACAGCTTGGTCCGAAGCCAAGCACTCTGTCCGAGCTGAGCTAAGGCCCCTCACCTCATCGAAGCGTCCTCCCGGACATAATTCTGTCCATACCCCGTGGCCGTGGCGGTCCGTTCCACGCCGCTTAAGCCGCGACCCCGACAGGCGACGGGTATGCGCGAGACGGCCCGCGGACTCCTCGAACTCACGCGGCCTGGCAACGCCGTCGCGTCGGGGGTCCTGACGTTCATCGGTGCCTTCGTCGCCGGTCTCTCCGGCCCCGTCGGGGGACTGGTCGTCGAGACGGCACCCGAACTCCGTGCGGCGGCGGCCGTCCTCGCGACCGTCCTGGCCGTCGGCGGAGGCAACGCCATCAACGACTACTTCGACCGGGAGATCGACCGCATCAACGCGCCCGACCGCCCCATCCCGCGGGGAGCCGTCTCGCCGGGCGGCGCACTCGCGTTCGCGGTGGGTCTGTTCGCCGTGGCCGTCGGGTTCGCACTCCTGTTGCCGCTCCCGGCCATCGGCATCGCCCTGTTCAATCTCCTCGCGCTGGTCGCGTACACGGAGCTGTTCAAGGGACTGCCCGGCGTGGGGAACCTCGTCGTCGCGTACCTCGGGGGATCGACGTTCCTGTTCGGCGGCGCGGCGGTCGGCGGCGACCTCTCGACGGCGGGCGTGCTGTTCGCGCTGGCGGCGCTCTCGACCTTCGCGCGCGAGGTCGTCAAGGACGTCGAGGACGTGGCCGGCGACCGCGAGGAGGGGCTGAACACGCTCCCCATCGCCGTCGGTGAGCGCCGGGCCCTGGTGGTCGCCGCACTGGCGCTCGGGCTGGCGATTCTGGCGAGTCCGCTGCCCTACGTGACGGGGACGTTCGGCGCCGCGTATCTGGTGCTCGTGCTCCCCGCGGACGGGGTCATGGCCTACGCCGCCTACGAGTCGTTCGCGGATGCGACCGCGGGCCAGTCACGGCTCAAGTACGGGATGTTCCTCGCGATGGCCTCGTTCGTGGTCGGGCGGGCGGTGGTGGTCCTGTGACGGTCCCGAGCGGGGCCCGTCAGTCCTCGTAGCGCAGCCGGAGTTCCAGGTCATCGGCCCGGTCGGCGAGCAACTCGGCGTACTCGGCCTCCAGCCGCTCCGGGGACAAGCGGGAGGCGGGGCCGACGACCGTGAGCGCCCCCAGGGTGTCCGAGCCCTCGTCGTGGACGGCGACGCCGATTCCGTTGATGTCCGGATAGATCTCGCGGACGTTGAGGGCGTACCCCTGCTCGCGGACCGTCGCCAGCTCCGTCAGCAGGGTGGCTGGGTCGGTGGTCGTCCGGTCGGTCACCGCCGGCATCCCGGTCGACTCGAGGATGTGCCGGACCCGGGCATCGGGCAGTCGGGCGAGCATCGCCTTGCCGGCGGCGTTCGAGTGGAGGTAGAACCGGGACCCGAGGTGGTGCCGGCGACGGATGCCGTAGTCGTCGTTGACGCCGAAGACGAACACGCCGTGCCCCCTCTCCTCGACGGCGAGCGTACAGAGTTCGTCGGTCGCCTCGCTGAGTGCGAGCACCTCCGGCGTCGCCGCCGAGCAGAGGCGGTTCCGGTCACGGACCGCGCCCCCCAGCGTCAGGAAGCGAAAGCCCAGTCGATAGGTCCCCTCGTCGTTGAGGACGTAGCCCGCCTCCGCCAGCGTCGTCAGGTGCTTGTGGACGGTCCCCTTCGTGAGACCCGTCTCCGCGGCGAGGGCGGTCACACCGGACTCCCCGGCCTCGAACAACGCCTCGACGACCCGGAGGAGCGTCCACCCCGCCTGTACGGTCCCCGATGGGGCCGAATCGTCCATGGCCCCGGCGACGGGGCGGACCGACAAGACTGTTTCCCGTGGGGAAACGCCTGTACCTCCTCGGAGACGCGGCGCGACCCCTCCGAACGACCGGGAGTCCTCGCGAGAGTAGACCCCCCTCGACGCGCCAGCGTGATGACTGGCGTGGAGATATCCCATCCGTCTGAGATGATTCTGGGTGCGACCAGCATGGGAGAGAGGGAAGGAGACACGGACCGAGTGAGTCGGGTTTCCAGGCCACCAAGATGGCAAAAACACGCGATTCGCCACCACGCATTCGTGGCTCCGCCGGTCCCGTTTCCTCCACCTGAACGGCCCATCTCACCTGATATATCATTTTCCTAACCGCTACGTTTAAGCTCCGCTATGACACCTGGTAGCTGTGAACGTCCTCTACATCGACATCGACTCGTTGCGGGCCGACCGCCTGGGGATGTACGGGCACGAGGCCCCGACGACCCCTGAACTCGACCGGTTCGCCGAGGACGCCGTCGTCTTCGACCGCTCGTACGTGGCCTGTTCGCCGTGCATGCCGTCGCGGGCGGGCTTCGTCTCCGGTCGCTACGGCGTGCACAACGGTATCGTCACGCACGGGCCGCAGGCACAGACGCTCCGCTCGCCGAAGCAGTCGAAGGACTGGTTCGCAGGCTGGGCCGAGGAGTGGACGTTCGAGGGGAACGGCCTGAAGGAGACGACCGGGGAGAGCGCCGAGTGGCTGACGCTCCCGGAGGTGTTCTTCCACGAGCGGGTCCACACGGCTGCGGTCTCCTCGTTCCCCCGGCACACGGCGCCGTGGTTCTACCATCTCTGGCACGAGTTCCACCAGCCCCAGGAGCCCGAGGGGCGGCGGATGTTCTTCATGACGCCGCAGGCCGAGGACGTGGTCGACACCGCGCGCGACGTGCTGGAGCGCAACGACGACCCGGTGTTCTGCTACGCGCAGTTCTGGGAGCCACACCTCCCGTACACCCGCCCGGACGAGGAGGTCGCCGGGTTCGCGGACACGCCGATGCCACCCTACCCGACCGAGGACGACATCGCGGCCCACCACGAGTGGGAGCTCTCGACGGCGGCCCAGATGGAGGTCGAGTCGCGCGAGGACCTCAGGCGACTGTACGCCTCGTACGACGCCGAGATCCGCCACGTCGACCGCGAGGTCGGCCGACTGCTCGAGTACCTCCGGGAGACGGGTCGCTACGACGAGACGATGGTCGTCGTCACGGGCGACCACGGCGAGGAGTTCGGCGAGCACGGGATGTACGTCAAGCACGGGAACGTCCACGATGCGAGCCAGCGGGTGCCGCTGCTGGTGAAGCCGCCGGCGAGCGCCGACTACGAGCCCGGCCATCGCGACCAGCTCGTCACGAACGTCGACCTGGCGCCGACGCTCGTCGACTACGCGGGCCTCGACAGGCCGGCCCAGTGGCAGGGCCGGTCGCTCCGTCCGGTGCTGGCCGACCCCGACGCCGACTGGCGCGACCACGTCGTCCTCGACCACGGCCTCTACACCGCCCAGCGGGCGGTCCGGACGGACCGCTGGAAGTACGTCCGCACGCTCCACCCCGGCGGATTCGCCGACGTCGTCCCCGAGCGGGCCCTGTACGATATGCACGAGGACCCGCACGAGCAGGCGAACCTGCACGACGATCGCCCGGCGGTGGTCGAGGACCTGGAGACCAGGATGCTCCGCTGGGTCGACGAGCACGTCGGCCGAGGGGAGGACCCGATGCACGAGTTGGCGCGGACCGGGCCGGCGAGCTACCCGCCCAACGAAGCGTACTGGTCGCAGAACACGGGGAGATGAGCACGACCGACCGCCTCACCGGCTCCATCGGCGTCACGGAGGCCACGGCGCTGCTGGTGGGCAACGTCATCGGCGTGAGCATCTTCGTCCTCCCGGGGCCCCTGGCGGGACAGGCCGGTCCGGCCGTCGCCATCGGCATCCTGCTGGCGGCCATCCCGCTGGCGTTCGGGATCCTGACGACGCTGCAGCTCGGGAGCGCCATCCCCGTCGCCGGCGGGAACTACGTCTACGGCTCCCGGCTGGTCCACCCGTACGTCGGCTTCCTCATCCCATGGCTGGTCGTCCCGGGCGTGTGGGCCGGACTGCTGTTCATCGGTGTCGGCTTCGCTGAGTACGTCAGCGTCTTCACCTCGGTCCCGGAGCTCGCGCTCATCTACGTCATCCTGGTCCCGTTCCTGCTGCTCAACATCGTCGGCATCCGGCCCGTCGCCCGGGTCCAGCTCACCCTGGTCGGCCTGCTGCTCGTCAGCATGCTCCTGTTCATCGTCCCCGGGGCGGTCGCCATCGACCCCGGGAACTACACCCCGTTCCTCCCGAACGGCGTCGGTCCGTTCGCGCTGGCCGTCGTCTCGCTGTACTTCCCGCTGCGCGGGTTCGGCCTCATCATCGACCTCGGCGAGGAGCTTGACGACCCGGTCCGGACCATCCCGCGGGTCCTCCTCTACAGCGCCCTCATCGCGCTGACGCTGTTCGTGCTCCTCGTGGTCGTGCTCGTGGGGGTGATGAACTGGCAGGAGC from Haloglomus litoreum includes the following:
- a CDS encoding sulfatase, yielding MNVLYIDIDSLRADRLGMYGHEAPTTPELDRFAEDAVVFDRSYVACSPCMPSRAGFVSGRYGVHNGIVTHGPQAQTLRSPKQSKDWFAGWAEEWTFEGNGLKETTGESAEWLTLPEVFFHERVHTAAVSSFPRHTAPWFYHLWHEFHQPQEPEGRRMFFMTPQAEDVVDTARDVLERNDDPVFCYAQFWEPHLPYTRPDEEVAGFADTPMPPYPTEDDIAAHHEWELSTAAQMEVESREDLRRLYASYDAEIRHVDREVGRLLEYLRETGRYDETMVVVTGDHGEEFGEHGMYVKHGNVHDASQRVPLLVKPPASADYEPGHRDQLVTNVDLAPTLVDYAGLDRPAQWQGRSLRPVLADPDADWRDHVVLDHGLYTAQRAVRTDRWKYVRTLHPGGFADVVPERALYDMHEDPHEQANLHDDRPAVVEDLETRMLRWVDEHVGRGEDPMHELARTGPASYPPNEAYWSQNTGR
- a CDS encoding sulfurtransferase TusA family protein; protein product: MSQSDIEVDVTIDARGATCPGPLMDLVGEIRNGAVGTVYELQTNDSSSSHDVPEWVAQAGHETIDIVEHEAEGYWSIFIEKSK
- a CDS encoding pyridoxamine 5'-phosphate oxidase family protein, which encodes MPVDEFEAYGVSEMADDRVHGFLSSQQVGVLGIATDGAPSMRPLSYWYDGESTLYFQFLGTAGGRKATLSTQSEAARFLVYRAETRFNWRSVLLTGTIDEVPADEREAVEAAVEFERPDALAAASDAEEHRLFAFHIDDWTGLEHLGLPPEFEDDPE
- a CDS encoding geranylgeranylglycerol-phosphate geranylgeranyltransferase yields the protein MRETARGLLELTRPGNAVASGVLTFIGAFVAGLSGPVGGLVVETAPELRAAAAVLATVLAVGGGNAINDYFDREIDRINAPDRPIPRGAVSPGGALAFAVGLFAVAVGFALLLPLPAIGIALFNLLALVAYTELFKGLPGVGNLVVAYLGGSTFLFGGAAVGGDLSTAGVLFALAALSTFAREVVKDVEDVAGDREEGLNTLPIAVGERRALVVAALALGLAILASPLPYVTGTFGAAYLVLVLPADGVMAYAAYESFADATAGQSRLKYGMFLAMASFVVGRAVVVL
- a CDS encoding bactofilin family protein translates to MRQVLVAVLVLALVLPTFAGVASAESQRLGGAVVVEAGETVDGFTAYGGRVVVHGRVEGDLTAFGGRVVIAEGATVTGRVRAFAGSVVVAGSTGGNTVAYAGHVEVADSGRVGGSFAGVGGSVVLAGTVRDDATTVAGTVTLARSAEVDGFLTYVGEFDDRGGRVSLDARHVSDLSLLPPLTGAGGVLFTVYLLLADLLAGGLLLSLFPAFAGDAVETAGDQPQRVAAAGAGAVVGIPLAAALAALTVVGIPLALAALAGYVVLLWVGSIYGRYLLGAGLLSYTDRDDRYLALLVGVLVVAALSLIPLLGDLVRLLLLIAGLGSVTLGLYVAYESVVERRERQSTDVL
- a CDS encoding APC family permease, encoding MSTTDRLTGSIGVTEATALLVGNVIGVSIFVLPGPLAGQAGPAVAIGILLAAIPLAFGILTTLQLGSAIPVAGGNYVYGSRLVHPYVGFLIPWLVVPGVWAGLLFIGVGFAEYVSVFTSVPELALIYVILVPFLLLNIVGIRPVARVQLTLVGLLLVSMLLFIVPGAVAIDPGNYTPFLPNGVGPFALAVVSLYFPLRGFGLIIDLGEELDDPVRTIPRVLLYSALIALTLFVLLVVVLVGVMNWQELGAADAAVVAASRTFLPPALVPVVAAGAVIGALTSISTTYTGFSRALMRAARDDVFPSVIARVDPRFGTPSIALLVLGVPPLLLAPIAPGPVVLSVWLALSVLTAAVVNAAALWRLPTRYPGRYEAAGFQLPRRALKVVSVLTALTSLVLILVTTLRLPWMIGLFAGWAVVGYAYYRFRARSLAGDGVDLPERMRTLADHE
- a CDS encoding IclR family transcriptional regulator — its product is MDDSAPSGTVQAGWTLLRVVEALFEAGESGVTALAAETGLTKGTVHKHLTTLAEAGYVLNDEGTYRLGFRFLTLGGAVRDRNRLCSAATPEVLALSEATDELCTLAVEERGHGVFVFGVNDDYGIRRRHHLGSRFYLHSNAAGKAMLARLPDARVRHILESTGMPAVTDRTTTDPATLLTELATVREQGYALNVREIYPDINGIGVAVHDEGSDTLGALTVVGPASRLSPERLEAEYAELLADRADDLELRLRYED